The following coding sequences lie in one Bordetella genomosp. 9 genomic window:
- a CDS encoding branched-chain amino acid ABC transporter permease, protein MNRHIVGYVVLAIVAALLPFAGVYPIFAMKVMCYALFACAFNLLLGFTGLLSFGHAAFLGSAAYATGHAMKAWGFTPEAGLLFGMAVAALLGLVIGGLAIRRSGIYFAMITLAMAQMVYFFFLQAPFTGGEDGLQRVPRGRLFGLIDLTSDLTLYYLVLALFIIGFVIIWRAVNSPFGQVLKAIRENEPRAISLGYDVERFKLLAFVLSAAIAGLAGSAKTLVFVSATLSDATWQMSGLVILMTLIGGMGTFLGPVLGAFIVVLLENKVGDFGQFMAASTGVDWFRQLGESVTIVIGLIFVICVMAFRRGIVGEFQALLRRRKPA, encoded by the coding sequence ATGAATCGACACATCGTTGGCTATGTCGTCCTGGCGATCGTGGCGGCGCTGCTGCCCTTTGCCGGCGTGTATCCCATCTTCGCCATGAAGGTGATGTGCTATGCGCTGTTCGCCTGCGCGTTCAACCTGCTGCTCGGATTCACCGGGCTCCTTTCGTTCGGCCACGCCGCCTTCCTGGGCAGCGCCGCCTATGCCACCGGACACGCGATGAAGGCGTGGGGATTCACGCCCGAAGCCGGGTTGCTCTTCGGCATGGCGGTTGCCGCCCTGCTCGGCCTGGTGATCGGCGGCCTGGCGATCCGCCGCAGCGGCATCTACTTCGCCATGATCACCCTGGCGATGGCGCAGATGGTGTACTTCTTCTTCCTCCAGGCGCCCTTCACCGGCGGCGAGGACGGCCTGCAGCGCGTGCCGCGCGGGCGCCTCTTCGGCCTGATCGACCTGACCAGCGACCTGACGCTGTATTACCTGGTGCTGGCGCTGTTCATCATCGGCTTCGTCATCATCTGGCGTGCCGTCAATTCGCCCTTTGGCCAGGTGCTGAAAGCGATACGCGAGAACGAGCCGCGAGCGATTTCGCTGGGCTACGACGTGGAACGCTTCAAGCTGCTCGCTTTCGTGCTGTCGGCCGCCATCGCGGGCCTGGCGGGATCGGCGAAGACGCTGGTGTTCGTCTCTGCGACGCTGTCGGACGCGACCTGGCAGATGTCGGGCCTGGTCATCCTGATGACGCTGATCGGCGGCATGGGCACCTTCCTGGGCCCCGTGCTGGGCGCCTTCATCGTCGTGCTGCTTGAAAACAAGGTCGGCGACTTCGGCCAGTTCATGGCCGCATCCACCGGCGTGGATTGGTTCCGGCAGCTCGGCGAGTCGGTGACCATCGTCATCGGGCTGATCTTCGTGATCTGCGTCATGGCCTTCCGCCGCGGCATCGTCGGCGAATTCCAGGCCCTGCTGCGGCGGCGCAAGCCGGCCTGA
- a CDS encoding M4 family metallopeptidase: MTASRSHAPRRGFVPPYLLDRLARQGSPEVRARASATLSLDGSPGMLRMTAQARAFAAEAPERAQAGAGRRIYTAAGGTSLPGTLLRSEGDAATGDVAADEAYSYLGATYALYAEVYDRDSIDGRGMALAGTVHYGREYDNAFWNGAQMVFGDGDGEIFNRFTIAPDIVGHELTHGVIDHEAALVYRGQAGALNESISDIFGTLVKQYQAGQTADQADWLIGAGLFRPGVQAQALRSMREPGTAYDDPVLGRDPQPAHMRDFVQTGEDNGGVHLNSGIPNRAFYLAASALGGHAWEKAGQVWYDTVCDAALPRDADFRAFAMLTLKHAQAAGARPAVHDAWREVGVLP; encoded by the coding sequence ATGACCGCATCCCGCTCTCACGCGCCCCGGCGCGGCTTCGTCCCCCCCTATCTGCTGGACCGGCTCGCACGCCAGGGCAGCCCGGAAGTGCGGGCGCGCGCCAGCGCGACGCTGAGCCTGGACGGCAGCCCTGGGATGCTGCGCATGACGGCCCAGGCGCGCGCGTTCGCCGCGGAAGCGCCTGAGCGGGCGCAGGCCGGCGCGGGCCGCCGCATCTACACCGCCGCGGGCGGCACCAGCCTGCCGGGGACGCTGCTGCGGTCCGAGGGGGACGCGGCGACAGGCGACGTGGCGGCGGACGAAGCCTATAGCTACCTGGGCGCCACGTATGCGCTGTATGCCGAGGTGTATGACCGGGACTCCATCGATGGCCGCGGCATGGCACTGGCCGGCACGGTTCATTACGGCCGCGAGTACGACAACGCCTTCTGGAACGGCGCGCAAATGGTGTTCGGCGACGGGGATGGCGAGATATTCAACCGCTTCACGATCGCGCCCGACATCGTGGGGCACGAGCTCACGCACGGGGTGATCGACCACGAGGCTGCCCTCGTCTACCGCGGGCAGGCCGGCGCCCTGAACGAATCGATATCCGACATATTCGGCACGCTGGTCAAGCAGTACCAAGCCGGTCAGACCGCCGATCAGGCCGACTGGCTCATCGGCGCTGGCCTGTTCAGGCCCGGCGTCCAGGCGCAGGCGCTGCGCTCGATGCGCGAACCCGGCACAGCCTACGATGACCCCGTGCTGGGCCGCGACCCTCAGCCCGCGCATATGCGTGATTTCGTGCAGACCGGCGAAGACAACGGCGGCGTCCACCTGAATTCCGGCATTCCGAACCGCGCCTTCTATCTGGCCGCCAGCGCTTTGGGCGGCCACGCCTGGGAGAAAGCCGGACAAGTCTGGTACGACACCGTCTGCGATGCCGCCCTGCCCCGGGACGCGGATTTCCGCGCTTTCGCGATGCTGACGCTCAAGCACGCCCAGGCGGCCGGCGCCCGGCCGGCGGTGCACGACGCCTGGCGCGAAGTCGGGGTGCTTCCATGA
- a CDS encoding protealysin inhibitor emfourin, translating to MKPFPPWDAVIAVHLKRQGGVAAIPALSRPRTISLRDCSDDVRGRLCTALADAAAQAGGACGTGDQRYFTVEIDIDGESEALRFDVPESAAPEPLVRLWREGKT from the coding sequence ATGAAGCCGTTTCCGCCATGGGACGCCGTGATCGCGGTGCATTTGAAGCGCCAGGGCGGCGTGGCGGCAATCCCGGCGCTTTCGCGCCCGCGCACCATTTCGCTGCGCGACTGCTCCGACGACGTCCGCGGACGCCTGTGCACAGCGCTGGCCGACGCGGCGGCGCAGGCTGGGGGAGCTTGCGGAACGGGCGACCAGCGCTATTTCACCGTGGAAATCGACATCGACGGCGAAAGCGAAGCGCTGCGCTTCGACGTGCCCGAGTCGGCCGCGCCCGAACCGCTGGTCCGGTTGTGGCGGGAAGGCAAGACCTGA
- the acnA gene encoding aconitate hydratase AcnA, whose product MPHNTFDTLKTFKIGNQTCQFYSLPALGKALGVDVQRLPVSLRIVLESVLRNCDGQKVTESHIRQLANWQPNAKREEEIPFVVARVVLQDFTGVPLLADIGAMRSVAKAMGADPKRIEPLVPVDLVVDHSVMVDYFGSNKALDLNMKLEFQRNKERYQFMKWGMEAFDTFRVVPPGFGIVHQVNLEYLARGVHLDKANNVYYPDSLVGTDSHTTMINGIGVVGWGVGGIEAEAGMLGQPVYFLTPDVVGVELKGQLRGGVTATDLVLTITEMLRREKVVGKFVEFCGEGTASLSVTDRATIGNMAPEYGATMGFFPVDERTIEYFRGTGRTEQEVAAFEAYFKAQKMFGVPKAKDITYSKLLTLDLSTVAPSLAGPKRPQDRIEIGNVKNTFIELFSKPVSENGFNQPAEKLQQVFTTSAGTKIRNGDILIAAITSCTNTSNPSVMLAAGLLAKKAVEAGLKVPGYIKTSLAPGSRVVTEYLSKTGLLPYLEKLGFNVAAYGCTTCIGNAGDLAQDLNEAIIDNDLVCAAVLSGNRNFEARIHPNIKANFLASPPLVVAYALAGTITRDLMTEPVGKGRNGDVWLGDIWPSTEEIEALLKFALDPQAFQENYSEVRTNPGKLWENIKGVTGDVYNWPESTYIAEPPFFKDFGMEPKPMPTITGARALGIFGDSVTTDHISPAGSIKETSPAGKWLKEHGVMKADFNSYGSRRGNHEIMMRGTFANVRIKNLMIPPREDGSRFEGGETLFQPTGEQMPIYDAAMKYIEAGVPTVVFGGEEYGTGSSRDWAAKGTQLLGVKAVVARSFERIHRSNLVGMGVLPLQFKGDDSVQSLGITGEETFDVSGLENGIRPQQDVTLTIHRKDGSTQDVTVLLRIDTPIEVDYYQHGGILPFVLRQLLAA is encoded by the coding sequence ATGCCGCACAACACGTTCGATACCCTGAAGACATTCAAGATCGGCAACCAAACCTGTCAGTTCTACTCGCTGCCGGCGCTGGGCAAAGCCTTGGGCGTGGACGTGCAGCGGCTGCCCGTCTCGCTGCGCATCGTTCTGGAGTCCGTACTGCGCAACTGCGACGGCCAGAAGGTGACGGAATCGCACATCCGTCAACTGGCGAACTGGCAACCCAACGCCAAGCGGGAAGAAGAAATTCCCTTCGTCGTGGCGCGTGTCGTGCTGCAGGACTTTACCGGCGTCCCTCTGCTGGCCGACATCGGAGCCATGCGCTCCGTGGCCAAGGCCATGGGCGCGGACCCCAAGCGGATCGAGCCGCTGGTTCCCGTCGATCTGGTGGTCGACCACTCCGTGATGGTCGATTACTTCGGGTCGAACAAGGCGCTGGACCTGAACATGAAGCTGGAATTCCAACGCAATAAGGAGCGTTACCAGTTCATGAAGTGGGGCATGGAGGCCTTCGATACCTTCCGCGTCGTCCCGCCCGGCTTCGGCATCGTGCACCAGGTGAACCTGGAGTACCTGGCCCGTGGCGTACACCTCGACAAGGCGAACAACGTCTACTACCCCGACTCCCTGGTGGGGACCGACAGCCACACCACCATGATCAACGGCATCGGCGTGGTGGGCTGGGGCGTGGGCGGCATCGAAGCCGAGGCCGGCATGCTGGGGCAACCTGTCTATTTCCTGACGCCGGATGTCGTCGGTGTCGAACTCAAGGGTCAGTTGCGCGGCGGCGTTACCGCGACTGACCTGGTCCTCACGATCACCGAGATGCTCCGGCGCGAGAAGGTCGTGGGCAAGTTCGTCGAATTCTGCGGCGAAGGCACGGCCAGCCTGTCGGTGACCGACCGCGCCACCATCGGCAACATGGCGCCGGAGTACGGCGCCACCATGGGCTTTTTCCCGGTCGACGAACGGACCATCGAGTACTTCAGGGGCACGGGCCGCACCGAGCAGGAAGTCGCAGCCTTCGAGGCGTATTTCAAGGCGCAGAAGATGTTCGGCGTGCCCAAGGCCAAGGACATCACCTACAGCAAACTGCTGACCCTGGACCTGTCCACGGTCGCGCCCTCCCTGGCGGGTCCCAAGCGCCCGCAGGACCGCATCGAGATCGGCAACGTCAAGAACACCTTCATCGAGCTGTTCTCCAAGCCGGTCTCCGAAAACGGCTTCAATCAGCCGGCGGAAAAGCTGCAGCAGGTTTTCACCACCAGCGCGGGTACCAAGATCCGGAACGGCGATATCCTGATCGCCGCCATCACGTCGTGCACCAACACATCGAACCCCAGCGTCATGCTGGCCGCCGGACTGCTGGCGAAAAAGGCGGTCGAAGCCGGTTTGAAGGTGCCCGGGTACATCAAGACGTCCCTGGCGCCCGGATCGCGCGTGGTCACGGAATACCTGAGCAAGACCGGCCTGCTGCCCTACCTGGAAAAACTCGGCTTCAACGTGGCGGCCTATGGCTGCACCACCTGCATCGGCAACGCCGGCGACCTGGCCCAGGACCTGAACGAAGCCATCATTGACAATGACCTGGTGTGCGCGGCGGTGCTGTCGGGCAACCGCAATTTCGAAGCGCGCATCCATCCCAACATCAAGGCAAACTTCCTCGCGTCCCCGCCGCTGGTGGTCGCCTATGCGCTGGCCGGCACCATCACGCGCGACCTGATGACCGAGCCGGTCGGCAAGGGCCGCAACGGCGACGTCTGGCTCGGCGATATCTGGCCTTCGACCGAGGAAATCGAGGCGCTGCTGAAGTTCGCCCTGGATCCCCAGGCTTTTCAGGAGAACTACAGCGAAGTGCGGACCAACCCCGGCAAGCTGTGGGAAAACATCAAGGGGGTGACCGGCGACGTCTACAACTGGCCGGAATCCACCTACATCGCCGAACCGCCTTTCTTCAAGGACTTCGGCATGGAGCCCAAGCCGATGCCCACGATCACGGGCGCGCGCGCGCTCGGCATCTTCGGGGATTCCGTCACCACGGACCACATTTCGCCGGCCGGATCCATCAAGGAGACCTCGCCCGCGGGCAAATGGCTGAAGGAGCACGGCGTCATGAAAGCCGACTTCAACAGCTACGGCTCGCGCCGGGGCAACCATGAGATCATGATGCGCGGCACCTTCGCCAACGTGCGGATCAAGAACCTGATGATCCCCCCGCGCGAGGACGGCAGCCGCTTCGAAGGCGGCGAAACGCTGTTCCAGCCCACCGGCGAACAGATGCCGATCTACGATGCCGCGATGAAGTACATCGAGGCGGGCGTGCCTACCGTGGTGTTCGGCGGCGAAGAGTACGGTACGGGCTCATCGCGCGACTGGGCCGCCAAGGGCACGCAGCTGCTGGGCGTGAAAGCCGTGGTGGCGCGCAGCTTTGAACGCATCCACCGCAGCAACCTGGTGGGCATGGGCGTGCTGCCGCTGCAGTTCAAGGGCGACGACAGCGTGCAATCGCTGGGCATCACCGGCGAAGAGACCTTCGACGTCTCGGGGCTGGAGAACGGCATCCGGCCGCAGCAGGACGTCACGCTGACGATCCACCGCAAGGACGGTTCCACCCAGGACGTCACGGTGCTGTTGCGCATCGATACGCCCATCGAGGTCGACTACTACCAGCACGGCGGCATCCTGCCCTTCGTGCTGCGTCAGCTGCTCGCAGCCTGA
- a CDS encoding Bug family tripartite tricarboxylate transporter substrate binding protein, translated as MPLTRRNFMAAAGAAAMAAATPLRAQANWPDRNVRLLVPYPAGGSSDIIARAISQPLSEALKQTVIVDNRPGANGNLGAGIVAQSGEERHTLLLCDVGALMISPSVYTKLNFDPNKDLRGVTMLAYSPHILAVHPSVPVNTLAELVALSKKERLNFAVTAMGSAPHVAGVAVEQATGAQWQYVPYKGGSQAITDTIGGQTQIIMNGMLATLPHIQSGKLKAIAVSSRNRMPQVPNIPTIAEQGVANFESGTWQGLMAPAAMPPDVLDRLAKSLERIMNVPDLKAKLGEQGAEVVTMTPAEMDKWLAAERQRWAAVVQKADIRLD; from the coding sequence ATGCCATTGACCCGCCGAAACTTCATGGCCGCCGCGGGGGCGGCCGCCATGGCCGCCGCCACGCCGCTGCGCGCGCAGGCGAACTGGCCTGATCGCAACGTGCGGCTCCTGGTGCCGTACCCTGCCGGCGGATCCTCGGACATCATCGCGCGGGCCATCAGCCAGCCGCTGTCGGAGGCGCTCAAGCAAACCGTCATTGTGGACAACCGCCCGGGCGCGAATGGAAACCTGGGCGCCGGCATCGTGGCCCAGTCCGGCGAAGAGCGCCATACGCTGCTGCTGTGCGATGTCGGTGCGCTGATGATCAGCCCGTCCGTGTACACCAAGCTCAACTTCGATCCGAACAAGGACCTGCGCGGCGTCACCATGCTGGCGTATTCCCCGCACATCCTGGCGGTGCATCCGTCCGTGCCGGTGAACACGCTTGCCGAACTGGTCGCCCTTTCCAAAAAGGAACGGCTGAACTTCGCGGTCACCGCCATGGGCAGCGCCCCGCATGTGGCCGGGGTCGCTGTCGAGCAGGCCACCGGCGCGCAGTGGCAGTACGTGCCCTACAAGGGCGGCTCGCAGGCGATCACGGACACCATCGGCGGACAGACGCAGATCATCATGAACGGAATGCTGGCGACCCTGCCGCACATCCAGAGCGGCAAGCTCAAGGCCATCGCCGTGTCCAGCCGCAACCGCATGCCGCAGGTGCCCAATATTCCGACCATCGCGGAGCAGGGCGTAGCGAACTTCGAATCCGGCACATGGCAAGGCCTGATGGCGCCCGCGGCCATGCCGCCCGACGTCCTGGACCGTCTGGCGAAATCGTTGGAGCGGATCATGAACGTTCCGGACCTGAAGGCCAAGCTTGGCGAGCAGGGTGCGGAAGTGGTGACGATGACGCCGGCCGAAATGGACAAATGGCTTGCCGCCGAGCGCCAGCGCTGGGCGGCGGTGGTGCAGAAGGCGGATATCCGGCTGGATTGA
- a CDS encoding DUF2863 family protein, whose translation MPRSRSRTSTRLTRDASRLVSLALALNSSGSRVEDLFWEEQLRAVIPKLLRAGNDAPLESALDHLSQTQPGAYEVLIEQAETLTESTVVEKNGVAYDVLLIVAPMVAWTRYTIPTGPIPPGTLQALAAQLHGHVLAQDARLALMPYLVSIDQMPRTFSETWHWLQRLGSQALGAETMKPSIAEDADTANMLADTRYLVGAVAVPRGAPIFRWQESPGDAGATREACLAQWVAQAQPTLATLLPGCGFDCLLPDAYYVSNREADRRVRPLALRAAVTWLEGAVNLEPARLRAVVAGCGEGRIDEYRVAFTARNSNDVIYGCVWPLYGREDDLNPDEDRPDPVEEIAALLKELGVNEVRRIPGVLPPEYCEDCGTPYFPNPLGEMVHAELPEDAESAPAKFH comes from the coding sequence ATGCCTCGTTCCCGCAGCCGTACCTCTACCCGCCTGACACGCGATGCTTCGCGCCTGGTATCGCTGGCGCTCGCGCTGAATAGCTCCGGCAGCCGCGTGGAAGACCTGTTCTGGGAAGAGCAGTTGCGCGCCGTCATCCCGAAGCTGCTGCGCGCCGGCAACGACGCGCCCTTGGAATCGGCGCTGGACCATCTGTCGCAGACCCAGCCGGGCGCGTATGAAGTCCTGATCGAGCAAGCCGAAACGCTGACGGAGTCCACTGTCGTCGAAAAGAACGGCGTCGCCTACGACGTGCTGCTCATCGTCGCGCCAATGGTGGCATGGACTCGGTACACCATTCCGACCGGCCCGATTCCGCCTGGGACGCTGCAGGCGCTTGCCGCCCAGCTGCATGGCCACGTGCTGGCGCAGGACGCGCGCCTGGCGCTGATGCCGTATCTGGTCAGCATCGACCAGATGCCGCGCACCTTTTCCGAAACCTGGCACTGGCTGCAGCGGCTGGGTTCGCAAGCGCTGGGCGCCGAGACGATGAAGCCCTCCATCGCGGAAGACGCCGACACCGCCAACATGCTGGCCGACACGCGTTACCTGGTCGGCGCCGTCGCCGTCCCGCGCGGCGCGCCGATCTTCCGCTGGCAGGAAAGCCCCGGAGATGCCGGCGCGACGCGTGAAGCGTGCCTGGCGCAATGGGTGGCGCAGGCCCAGCCGACGCTTGCGACGCTGCTGCCCGGCTGCGGCTTCGATTGCCTGCTGCCCGATGCCTACTACGTGAGCAACCGCGAAGCCGACCGGCGCGTTCGTCCGCTGGCGTTGCGCGCCGCCGTCACCTGGCTGGAAGGCGCCGTCAACCTGGAACCGGCGCGGCTGCGCGCGGTGGTGGCAGGCTGCGGCGAGGGCCGCATCGACGAGTATCGCGTCGCCTTCACCGCCCGCAACAGCAACGACGTGATCTACGGCTGCGTGTGGCCCTTGTACGGCCGGGAAGACGACCTGAATCCTGACGAGGACCGCCCCGATCCCGTCGAAGAAATCGCGGCGCTGCTGAAGGAGCTCGGCGTGAACGAAGTGCGCCGCATCCCGGGCGTGTTGCCCCCCGAGTACTGCGAGGACTGCGGTACGCCGTACTTCCCGAATCCGCTGGGCGAGATGGTGCACGCGGAATTGCCGGAAGACGCGGAATCGGCGCCCGCCAAATTCCACTAG
- the earP gene encoding elongation factor P maturation arginine rhamnosyltransferase EarP, translating to MHADIFCKRVDNYGDIGVCWRLARRLRQAAGWRIRLWIDDLGAFARMAPDCDPARAMQEIGGVQIIHWTPEPARLMPGDVVIEAFACDPPEDFRAAMRARRPVWINLEYLSAEPWVESCHKLPSPQPDGLMKYFFFPGFTPATGGLLREPDIAARRDGFQRDSETRRAFLAACGVPEIVLDRWQAPSIKDTDGDGRACRGRARLATLFCYPTAPLDALLAALRTDVTPTVLLVPEGVAPGLASRRAGLAGHGGMACENRDGAFSHVEIIRIPFLSQDDYDRLLWCADINFVRGEDSLVRGSWAARPLVWQIYPQSEDVHLDKLDAWLDRYLAPREAQDLIRLWNTAAAPAAMAQAWRQATAPGPFQAWTGRARCWDAELAAMPELADELAEFCAEIRRKC from the coding sequence ATGCATGCCGACATTTTCTGCAAGCGCGTCGATAACTACGGCGATATCGGCGTTTGCTGGCGTCTGGCGCGCCGGCTGCGACAGGCCGCCGGCTGGCGGATCCGCCTCTGGATCGACGATCTGGGCGCCTTCGCCCGCATGGCGCCGGACTGCGATCCCGCCCGCGCGATGCAGGAAATCGGCGGTGTCCAGATCATCCACTGGACGCCGGAGCCCGCTCGACTGATGCCGGGGGACGTGGTGATCGAGGCCTTCGCCTGCGATCCCCCCGAGGATTTCCGCGCCGCCATGCGGGCCCGCCGGCCGGTCTGGATCAACCTGGAATATCTGAGCGCAGAGCCCTGGGTGGAGTCCTGCCACAAGCTGCCCTCGCCCCAGCCGGACGGGCTGATGAAATACTTTTTCTTTCCCGGGTTCACGCCCGCCACCGGCGGGCTGCTGCGGGAACCGGATATCGCCGCTCGCCGCGACGGCTTCCAACGCGATAGCGAGACGCGGCGCGCATTCCTGGCGGCGTGCGGCGTGCCGGAAATCGTCCTGGACCGCTGGCAGGCCCCGTCCATCAAGGACACCGACGGCGATGGCCGAGCCTGCCGGGGACGAGCCAGGCTGGCCACGTTGTTCTGCTACCCCACGGCGCCGCTGGACGCACTGCTTGCAGCCTTGCGGACGGACGTCACGCCCACCGTGCTCCTGGTTCCCGAAGGCGTCGCGCCCGGCCTCGCGTCCAGGAGAGCGGGCCTGGCGGGACACGGCGGCATGGCGTGCGAGAACCGCGACGGGGCATTCAGCCACGTGGAAATCATCCGGATTCCCTTCCTGTCCCAGGACGACTATGACCGGCTGCTGTGGTGCGCCGACATCAATTTCGTGCGGGGCGAAGACTCACTGGTGCGCGGGAGCTGGGCCGCGCGCCCGCTGGTCTGGCAGATTTACCCGCAGTCGGAGGACGTGCATCTGGACAAGCTCGACGCCTGGCTGGATCGCTATCTTGCGCCGCGCGAGGCGCAGGACCTGATCCGGCTGTGGAACACCGCAGCGGCCCCGGCCGCGATGGCGCAGGCGTGGCGGCAAGCTACGGCGCCGGGGCCCTTCCAGGCCTGGACCGGCCGCGCCAGGTGCTGGGATGCGGAGCTTGCGGCCATGCCCGAACTGGCGGACGAACTGGCCGAATTCTGCGCCGAAATACGGCGGAAATGCTAG
- the efp gene encoding elongation factor P, translating into MKTAQELRVGNVVMVGKDPLVVQKAEYNKSGRNAAVVKLKFKNLLTAAGSESVYKADEKFDVVVLDRKECTYSYFADPMYVFMDEEYNQYEIEAESMGDALNYLEEGMPVEVVFYDGRAISVELPTTVVREITYTEPAVRGDTSGKVLKPAKINTGFDINVPLFCEIGDKIEIDTRTGEYRSRVNG; encoded by the coding sequence ATGAAAACCGCTCAGGAATTGCGAGTCGGCAACGTGGTCATGGTCGGAAAGGACCCGCTGGTGGTCCAGAAGGCCGAATACAACAAATCGGGCCGCAATGCGGCCGTGGTCAAGCTGAAGTTCAAGAACCTGCTGACCGCCGCCGGCAGCGAGTCGGTCTACAAGGCCGACGAAAAATTCGACGTCGTCGTGCTGGACCGCAAGGAATGCACGTACTCGTACTTCGCCGACCCCATGTACGTGTTCATGGACGAAGAGTACAACCAGTACGAGATCGAAGCCGAAAGCATGGGCGACGCCCTGAACTATCTGGAAGAAGGCATGCCCGTGGAAGTCGTTTTCTACGACGGCCGTGCCATCTCCGTCGAACTGCCGACCACGGTGGTGCGCGAGATCACCTATACCGAGCCCGCCGTGCGCGGCGATACCTCCGGCAAGGTGCTCAAGCCCGCCAAGATCAACACCGGCTTCGACATCAACGTGCCGCTGTTCTGCGAAATCGGCGACAAGATCGAAATCGACACGCGCACGGGCGAATACCGCAGCCGCGTGAACGGCTAA
- a CDS encoding DUF1178 family protein, translated as MAAWTPLRSCICPGRRHIGDMKVFDLQCDEQGHLFEGWFGSHEDYDDQQARGLVSCPMCGSTKVSKRLSAPHLNVSHLKAAEAGAAAPAGPGGSGSAQMAKLQAAILKQVRDMVRKAENVGPRFAEEARRIHDGEAQERPIRGTSTPEERQALIEEGIDFMALPDIFDDDRLQ; from the coding sequence ATGGCCGCCTGGACACCGCTCAGGTCTTGTATTTGTCCGGGACGCCGCCATATCGGGGACATGAAAGTATTCGACCTACAGTGCGACGAGCAGGGCCACCTCTTCGAGGGCTGGTTCGGCTCGCATGAAGACTACGACGATCAACAGGCGCGTGGGCTGGTCTCCTGCCCCATGTGCGGTTCGACCAAGGTTTCCAAGCGCCTGTCGGCGCCGCATCTCAACGTCTCGCATCTGAAGGCGGCCGAGGCCGGGGCGGCCGCCCCGGCGGGGCCCGGCGGTTCGGGATCCGCCCAAATGGCGAAGCTGCAGGCCGCGATCCTGAAGCAGGTCCGCGATATGGTGCGCAAGGCCGAAAATGTCGGCCCCCGCTTTGCCGAGGAAGCGCGGCGCATCCATGACGGCGAGGCTCAGGAGCGTCCCATCCGCGGCACATCCACGCCCGAGGAGCGGCAGGCGCTGATCGAAGAAGGCATCGACTTCATGGCGCTGCCGGACATTTTCGACGACGACCGGCTGCAATAG